AGTGGCTTGAATATACGTGGTTTTTTGCTTACGCCGTACGAAACTACAACCTCGGTCACTCAATGATCAATGCTCATCTGGTAGAATAAATCGTCGTTATATTGCCCGCACTAATAGCGGGCATTTTTGTATTATATTTTTTGGATGTTTGGTTAGGGAGAAGCGTTTTGGAACTAAGTTCTATTTCAAAGCAAAAACAAATATATGCCCAACTATCACAGGCTTGCTTCACAGACCCATTTGCATTTTTAGGGCCATACCTACCTTCTGAGCAAGGTGCATTACGTGTATGGATTCCTGGGGCAGATAAAGTCGAATTGATTGTTGGAAAGGAACCTCGTATAGAGTTAGCGCGAGAGGGTGAAAGTGGTTTCATTCTTAAGCAGGAAAGAGACTTACGCTTTACTCACTATAAGCTTGCAGTGGATTGGGCTGGGGTAGAGCAGGTCATCGATGATCCATACCAGTACCATGATCTGTACGCGAGCTATGAAGATCTTCATACACCGAAAGATATGTATCATCACATGGGGGCTCAGTTTATTACGCTAGAGCGTGATGGGCAGACGATTTCAGGTACGCGTTTCTTGGTGTACGCTCCGCATGCTACAGCGGCAAGCTTGGTGGGAAACTTCAACGCTTGGGATGGTCGTCGTCACCCGATGCAACGTCTGGACTACGGTATGTGGGGCCTATTCATTCCTGACCTGGAAGAAGGCGCTCAATACAAGTTTGAATTAAAAGGACCAAATGGCGAAGGCTTACCACACAAAGCTGACCCATGGGGTTTCTACTCCGAGCAATACCCCTCGTTCTCATCTGTGACTTATGATCACGCTCGTTACGAGTGGCAAGATGCTAAGTGGCAGAATCGCCCAGTGACGCAAAAGCGTAAAGAAGCGCTTTCATTCTATGAACTGCATGCTGGTTCTTGGAAGCGGAACGCTGAAGGTGAATCCTTAAATTACCGTGAGCTAGCAGCAGAGCTGATTCCATACCTTACGGATCTTGGTTACACGCACGTTGAATTGATGCCAGTTTCAGAGCACCCATTTTATGGCTCTTGGGGCTATCAGCCAGTAGGTCTATTTGCACCAACCAGCCGCTTCGGTTCACCAGATGACTTTAAATACTTCGTAGACCAATGTCACCAAGCCGGTCTTGGTGTGGTACTTGATTGGGTTCCAGCTCACTTCCCAAGTGATGATCATGGCTTAGCAAACTTCGATGGTACGCCATTGTTCCATGACCCGGATCCTCGTCGCGGCTGGCACCAAGACTGGAATTCGTACATCTATGATTTAGGTCGTGAACATGTACGTCGCTTCTTAGTCTCTAATGCACTTTACTGGTTCGAGCAATTCCACATTGATGGCATTCGTGTTGATGCAGTCGCTTCAATGCTATACCTCGATTACTCGCGCAGTCATGATCAATGGATTCCAAATGTAGATGGTGGTAACGAAAACTACGACGCTATCGCAACGCTGAAGTGGATGAACGAAGAAGTTTACAAACACTTCCCAAATGCGATGACGATAGCTGAAGAGTCAACGGCTTTCCCTGGTGTTTCAGCCCCCACTTTTATGGGCGGCTTAGGCTTCGGCTTTAAGTGGAATATGGGTTGGATGCACGATAGTTTGTCTTACATCCAAGAAGACCCAATTAATCGTAAATATCACCACAATACAATTACGTTCCCACTGGTTTACGCACACAGTGAGAACTACGTATTGCCTCTGTCTCACGATGAGGTGGTTTACGGTAAAGGTTCTATCCATAACAAGATGCCTGGTGATGAATGGCAGCAAACGGCTAACTTACGCGCTTACATGGGCTACATGTACGCACAGCCGGGTAAGAAATTGAATTTCATGGGGACTGAATTTGGCCAGACGGCGGAATGGAACCATGATGACCAGCTGCAATGGTTTTTGTTAGATTATGACCGCCATCAAGGTGTTCAACGCTTGACCAAAGATTTGAACAACCTATACCGCTCTGAAGCCGCTATGCACGACCTTGATTTTGACCCGAAAGGCTTTGAGTGGCGTCTTCAAGACTCTGCAGAAGCAAGTGTCTTAGCTCATGAACGTATTAGTGACTCTGGTGAGCGTGTCTTGGTGGTATCTAACTTTACCCCTGTTCCTCATGAGCACTTCCGTTTAGGCGTTCCAGCACAAGGCAAGTACTCACTCTTGTTGAATACGGACTCGACTGATTACGCTGGTAGTGGTTTTGAAGTGAAGCAGACTGCTGAAATTGAATCCGTAGAAAGCGAAGGCTTAGACACATCGATCGAGCTACGCCTACCACCGTTATCGACGATTTTCTACAAGCTCAATTAGCCTATAAGTGAAATTAACCAGCGGTTAAAATAAGGAATGGGAGCACTAGTCTCCCATTTTTATTGCTTAAAAACTCTTTCTTACGGTGCTCTAAGGTTCGTTAATTGTAGAAGGGATCTACCTAGAACGATCTCAATGATTTGTTGAGCATCTTCACCAAAACTTTCCATCATTTTGTGACGAAATACGCCATTAACCTGTAGGTTAAGTTCTTCAGAAGCTGGGTTCTGTGAGGCATGGAAAAACATAAGCTTGATAGCGTTTTTGAATGGCTTGTCATTCAACGCTGCTTTCCAAGAATCATAGAATGCAGACTTCGTAGAGAAATCTAAAGGTGCCATCATAATAGACAAAACATGTTCGTGTAGAACAGATCTTATTGCACGTGTTGAAGGAAAATATCCCTGTAAAGTTGTGAGGCTAACGCCCGTTTCTTGAGCAATCCTTGCATAGGTGAGCGCTTCGTGTCCTTCAGATAGAAACAGCTGTAATACAATGTTGTTGTATTTCTTTTGGTTTTCTATTTTCTGTAGTTGAGTTATTCGAGCCATTACAAACCTATATTAGGTGTGACATTCTGTATAGAAATTACGGAAAGTGGATGTTAACAAAATCTCGAACCATAGACCTTAAAAAAACAAAAAATCGCGCATAAAAAAATATAATTAATACATATTTTAGACTAATTTATTGTTTATTTAAAAAAGACCGCTTTATCAAGCGGTCTTTAGGGTGTTTATTAATGTTTTATATTGTTGTACGAGTCTAGAAAGGGTACCAGAACAGTTGCGCTTCGAGTACTCGCTTTGCGATAGCGACTACCACTACTAATGTAATGACAGCGAGACAAAGGAAGTCAACACGCTGCAAAGGTGCGTAGCTATACCAAGTCCGATCTTTGTGTCTGCCAAAGCCTCGTAACGTCATCGCATTTGAAATTTCGTCTGCGCGGTCCAAGCTAGAGAAAATGAGCGGCCCTAGAACCTTAGCTACGTTTTTAATGCGAGTTACTAGGGGGGCTTTCTTCGAAAGCTCTACACCACGAGCTTGTTGAGCATGCATGATATTAATAAAATCTTTTTTTACTTCCGGCAAATAACGCAGTGTTAAGCTTACCGCATAGGCGATTTTATATGGAACGCCGATACGATTGAGGCTCGCTGCAAACTCCGTTGGGTGCGTGGTGAAGACAAAGATCAGCGCTATCGGGAACATACTCATGTATTTGAGTGTCACGGTAACTAAATAAAACAGTGTCTCTTGGCTCAATGAGTAATTGCCAGGAAGCGTCAGTAATAACGTTTCACTGCCGATAAGTTCAGTACCTTGCTGCGGCGCAAGCAGGTACATGAACAAAGCGTTCAAGCTTAATACACTCGCTGTACCCACTAACAAAGGCTTATATACGCGCACTGGCACATTGGTGAGCTTTAATAGATATAAGCCCATCAAGATCAAAACAACGATGAGTCTGAGATCGAACGTTGTAAGTACAACGGTTACCCAAGCTAAAAACAGCGCAAACTTGGTGACGCCATTGAGAGCGTGCAGCGGCGATTTAGTATCAATGTAATTGATGCCGAATTTTACTTTTGATGCATTCATTGAGTGCTTCTCTCGTAGTCGATGAAGTACTGCATAAATGCATTGGTGTCGTCGATTTTCATCATGGTCGCGAGTTCATAAAGGCTGGTAGTACAAAGATTTGCGCGTTCTAACAGCGATGGCTGACTGAATACTTCCGTCATCGCGGCATTGGCAATCAGCTTGCTGTCTGCAATCACGATTGAGCGTGTGGTGTACTCTAGAACGAGGTGCATGTCGTGTGAAATGATCACAACGGTGATTCCCAAGTTGCGGTTGAGTTTTTGAATAAACGCCAGCATCGATGTGTAGTTACGGTAATCTTGACCAGCGGTCGGCTCATCTAAGATCAGAAGTTCAGGCTCTAAAACCAAGATAGACGCTATTGTTACGCGCTTTTTTTGGCCGTAGCTCAGTGCTTCGATTGGCCAGTGGCGGAACTTGCTCAAGCCACAAAGCTCAAGAACGTTTTCTACTTTCTCTTTGATTTCGTCTTCTGTAACGCCACGGTTACGAAGGCCAAACGCGACCTCGTCAAAAATCATATGATGCGAGATCATATGGTTCGGGTTCTGCATTACGACACCGACTTTCTGACTTCTTTCGAAGATGGAAAGCTCAGATAAGTCTTCGCCGTTCAGATACGAAGAGCCCGAATCCGCGTCAATCACACCCATGATAATCTTGGTGATGGTCGATTTGCCGGAGC
This genomic window from Vibrio toranzoniae contains:
- a CDS encoding energy-coupling factor transporter transmembrane component T family protein, whose product is MNASKVKFGINYIDTKSPLHALNGVTKFALFLAWVTVVLTTFDLRLIVVLILMGLYLLKLTNVPVRVYKPLLVGTASVLSLNALFMYLLAPQQGTELIGSETLLLTLPGNYSLSQETLFYLVTVTLKYMSMFPIALIFVFTTHPTEFAASLNRIGVPYKIAYAVSLTLRYLPEVKKDFINIMHAQQARGVELSKKAPLVTRIKNVAKVLGPLIFSSLDRADEISNAMTLRGFGRHKDRTWYSYAPLQRVDFLCLAVITLVVVVAIAKRVLEAQLFWYPF
- a CDS encoding TetR/AcrR family transcriptional regulator; the encoded protein is MARITQLQKIENQKKYNNIVLQLFLSEGHEALTYARIAQETGVSLTTLQGYFPSTRAIRSVLHEHVLSIMMAPLDFSTKSAFYDSWKAALNDKPFKNAIKLMFFHASQNPASEELNLQVNGVFRHKMMESFGEDAQQIIEIVLGRSLLQLTNLRAP
- the glgB gene encoding 1,4-alpha-glucan branching protein GlgB, yielding MELSSISKQKQIYAQLSQACFTDPFAFLGPYLPSEQGALRVWIPGADKVELIVGKEPRIELAREGESGFILKQERDLRFTHYKLAVDWAGVEQVIDDPYQYHDLYASYEDLHTPKDMYHHMGAQFITLERDGQTISGTRFLVYAPHATAASLVGNFNAWDGRRHPMQRLDYGMWGLFIPDLEEGAQYKFELKGPNGEGLPHKADPWGFYSEQYPSFSSVTYDHARYEWQDAKWQNRPVTQKRKEALSFYELHAGSWKRNAEGESLNYRELAAELIPYLTDLGYTHVELMPVSEHPFYGSWGYQPVGLFAPTSRFGSPDDFKYFVDQCHQAGLGVVLDWVPAHFPSDDHGLANFDGTPLFHDPDPRRGWHQDWNSYIYDLGREHVRRFLVSNALYWFEQFHIDGIRVDAVASMLYLDYSRSHDQWIPNVDGGNENYDAIATLKWMNEEVYKHFPNAMTIAEESTAFPGVSAPTFMGGLGFGFKWNMGWMHDSLSYIQEDPINRKYHHNTITFPLVYAHSENYVLPLSHDEVVYGKGSIHNKMPGDEWQQTANLRAYMGYMYAQPGKKLNFMGTEFGQTAEWNHDDQLQWFLLDYDRHQGVQRLTKDLNNLYRSEAAMHDLDFDPKGFEWRLQDSAEASVLAHERISDSGERVLVVSNFTPVPHEHFRLGVPAQGKYSLLLNTDSTDYAGSGFEVKQTAEIESVESEGLDTSIELRLPPLSTIFYKLN